CGTCCGGCATCGCGGACGGCACGGTCTACTTCACGGAGCAGACCGGGCGGATCAGCGCGGTGGATCCGGCGACCGGCCGGCAGAAGTGGTCCCGGCAGACGAACGTCGAGGGCGCTTCCGGGCCCGTGCCGGACGCGAATCCGGTCGGCGGCAGCGGCACCGGGTCAGGTGCCGGGGCCCTGTACTTCAGCTCGGCCAGCGGACGCGTCGTCGCCCTCTCGCCGCGCGGCGGCACACCCCTCTGGACCACGGATCCGCGGGCGGAGGGCCTCGCCGGTGAGGTGAACGCGAGTCCGCGGGTCGCGGTCTCGGGGCGTGTGGTGGTCGTGACGGCGGCCAAGAACACCGTGTTCTCGTTCGACGCGACGAGGCCGCCGAAGTCCGGGTGAACTTCGGCGGCCTCGGCCGTCCGTGCCGTGCCGTGCCTGTCGTGCGTATCAGCAGCGAGGCGCCACGTAACCGTCGCTGCCCGTGCGGACGTACGTGTCGGAGACGTAGCGACCGCTGCCGATGCGGTCCCAGAGCTTCGACGTGCCGGTCGGACCCGTGACGTTCTCGCCCGGCTTCTGGCACTGGATCGTCACTCGGGTGCCCGCCGAGAGGCGGCCCACCTTGCCGTACGACGTACCCGGGCCGGAGCGGACGTTGACGTCCGCCGCGATCGCGTACGTCCGTGCCGCCGCGGCCTCGACCGCCTCGACGGCCTGCGCCGACTCCGGTGCGATGACGTTCTCGCTCATGCTTCTCTCCCCC
This Streptomyces sp. NBC_01283 DNA region includes the following protein-coding sequences:
- a CDS encoding SH3 domain-containing protein, yielding MSENVIAPESAQAVEAVEAAAARTYAIAADVNVRSGPGTSYGKVGRLSAGTRVTIQCQKPGENVTGPTGTSKLWDRIGSGRYVSDTYVRTGSDGYVAPRC